The Candidatus Dechloromonas phosphoritropha genome includes a region encoding these proteins:
- a CDS encoding GNAT family N-acetyltransferase, with product MLTIRNLLPRDIESAVALQSRVYPTIPPFREDQFANLLEFFPRGQFAAVLDERLVGIAVSLVIVWEHYSLHHTWASITNDGTFDTHNPDFGHTLYGAEVCVSPNERGHGIGHVLYEARRALCRAMNLKRIIAGGRLPGYARHATKMTAGEYAKRVIWGEFYDPALRFQLDEGFDYCGILHGYLPTDEESLGNASLIVWLNREYDPSRPTQLPGKDYP from the coding sequence ATGCTAACTATCCGAAACCTGCTCCCCCGCGACATCGAATCGGCCGTTGCCCTCCAGAGCCGCGTCTATCCGACGATTCCGCCTTTTCGCGAGGACCAGTTTGCAAACCTGCTGGAATTCTTCCCGCGTGGCCAGTTCGCTGCGGTTCTGGATGAGCGACTCGTCGGAATCGCCGTTTCGTTGGTCATCGTTTGGGAGCACTACAGCTTGCACCACACTTGGGCCAGCATTACCAACGACGGCACTTTCGACACGCACAACCCCGACTTTGGCCACACACTCTATGGCGCGGAGGTCTGCGTCAGCCCCAACGAGCGCGGCCACGGCATCGGCCATGTGCTTTACGAAGCACGGCGCGCGCTGTGCCGCGCAATGAACCTCAAACGCATCATCGCCGGCGGTCGTCTGCCCGGCTACGCCAGGCACGCCACCAAGATGACAGCGGGGGAATACGCCAAGCGTGTCATCTGGGGGGAGTTCTACGATCCGGCGCTGCGTTTTCAACTCGACGAGGGTTTCGACTATTGCGGCATCCTGCACGGATACTTGCCAACAGACGAGGAATCGCTCGGCAACGCCAGCCTGATCGTCTGGCTCAACCGGGAATATGATCCGTCACGGCCCACTCAACTGCCAGGAAAGGATTACCCATGA
- a CDS encoding FAD:protein FMN transferase codes for MRHFLILACTLLMVACGRAPLQEQQAYVFGTRVEVIVVSTDPERGRKAITSVLREFDRLHRAYHAWQESELTDLNRAILFGRPHQVRPELAELAREAQVLSQQGEHLFDPGIGQLVKMWGFHADEFKAEIPPAVDIEAWLAARPSIADVSITGETISSRNSRVALDFGGYLKGVALDRAALILRSQGIDDALINIGGNVMALGSKHGRKWRVGIQHPRQPGPMATVELADGEAIGTSGDYQRFFEVDGKRYPHLLDPRTGYPVDHTQAVTVLIPAGAKAGTLSDASSKPIFIAGPDGWREMARKMEIGLVLRVDRDSRIYVTEALNTRLEFVGKHPNVIIVP; via the coding sequence ATGCGCCATTTCCTGATTCTGGCGTGCACGCTGCTCATGGTCGCCTGCGGCCGCGCACCCTTGCAGGAACAGCAGGCCTACGTGTTTGGCACCCGGGTTGAGGTTATCGTCGTCAGCACCGACCCTGAACGAGGACGCAAGGCCATCACCAGTGTCCTGCGCGAGTTCGACCGGCTGCACCGCGCTTATCACGCCTGGCAGGAATCGGAACTGACCGATCTGAATCGGGCCATACTTTTCGGTCGACCGCATCAGGTCAGGCCGGAGCTGGCCGAATTGGCCCGCGAAGCCCAGGTATTGTCGCAACAGGGTGAGCACCTCTTCGATCCCGGTATCGGCCAGCTCGTCAAGATGTGGGGCTTCCACGCCGACGAATTCAAGGCCGAGATTCCGCCAGCCGTGGATATTGAAGCGTGGTTGGCGGCAAGACCGAGCATCGCCGACGTCAGCATTACCGGCGAGACAATTAGCAGCCGAAATTCCCGGGTTGCTCTCGATTTTGGCGGCTACCTCAAAGGCGTCGCACTTGACCGGGCCGCCCTAATCCTGCGCAGCCAAGGCATCGACGATGCGCTGATCAACATCGGTGGCAACGTCATGGCCCTGGGCAGCAAACACGGCCGGAAGTGGCGGGTCGGTATCCAGCACCCGCGCCAGCCCGGCCCGATGGCCACGGTCGAACTCGCCGACGGCGAAGCGATCGGTACATCCGGAGACTATCAGCGCTTTTTCGAGGTTGACGGGAAGCGTTACCCACATCTGCTCGACCCGCGGACAGGCTATCCAGTCGATCACACCCAGGCCGTCACGGTGCTGATTCCGGCCGGCGCCAAGGCCGGTACGCTATCGGATGCCTCGTCGAAGCCGATTTTCATCGCCGGCCCCGACGGCTGGCGGGAAATGGCGAGGAAGATGGAAATTGGCCTGGTTTTGCGGGTCGACCGCGACAGTCGCATTTACGTCACCGAAGCCCTCAACACCCGGCTGGAGTTCGTCGGGAAACATCCGAACGTCATTATCGTGCCGTAG
- a CDS encoding carbon-nitrogen hydrolase family protein: MKVRIASIQYQLRHIEDWDGFARQVDFVLNAAADYGPQFVLLPELFTTQLLSFMDNDDVPSAVRGLSEYTTPYIELLRGHAVRHGYYLIGGTHPNIRDGQLLNTAFLFTPGGAVHLQDKIHRTRWEKEKWNSDHGDVLKVFETPHGKIAILICYDIEFPELARCAAEEGAEIVFVPSCTDDRQGFLRVRYCCHARAIENQVYVAMTSTVGNLPVAGLRLHYGQASIITPSDFHFARDGIAAEGVINEEQIVVADVDLALLHENRLKGTTIPLLDKRHEFYSNRPVIVVAD; the protein is encoded by the coding sequence ATGAAGGTTCGAATCGCGTCGATCCAGTACCAGTTACGCCATATCGAGGACTGGGACGGCTTTGCCCGGCAGGTCGATTTCGTCCTCAACGCCGCCGCCGACTACGGCCCGCAGTTCGTCCTGCTACCCGAGCTGTTCACCACGCAACTGCTGTCCTTCATGGACAACGACGATGTGCCCAGTGCCGTGCGCGGGCTGTCCGAATACACGACCCCCTACATCGAACTGCTCCGCGGGCATGCGGTGCGCCACGGCTACTATCTGATCGGCGGCACGCACCCGAACATCCGTGACGGCCAGTTGCTCAACACTGCCTTTCTGTTCACCCCGGGAGGTGCCGTGCATCTCCAGGACAAGATTCACCGCACGCGCTGGGAGAAGGAGAAGTGGAACAGCGACCATGGCGACGTCCTCAAGGTCTTCGAGACGCCGCACGGCAAGATCGCCATCCTCATCTGCTACGACATCGAATTCCCCGAACTGGCGCGGTGCGCCGCCGAGGAAGGCGCCGAGATAGTCTTCGTGCCCTCATGCACCGACGACCGTCAGGGCTTCCTGCGCGTCCGCTACTGTTGCCACGCCCGCGCCATCGAGAATCAGGTCTATGTCGCGATGACCAGCACCGTCGGCAATCTGCCGGTCGCCGGACTACGTCTGCACTATGGCCAGGCGTCGATCATTACCCCTTCGGACTTTCACTTCGCGCGTGACGGGATCGCCGCCGAAGGCGTCATCAATGAAGAACAGATCGTCGTGGCCGATGTTGACCTGGCCTTGCTCCACGAAAACAGGCTCAAGGGCACGACGATTCCGCTGCTCGACAAGCGCCACGAGTTCTACAGTAATCGACCTGTCATCGTCGTCGCCGACTGA
- a CDS encoding DUF1857 family protein — protein MKFEHLIQVNDPQNPLIPPLSRQQVWQGLLHRVEDSVPFLPGLESCVIIERRAHALLRQLDFGPAVIQDRVTLVDAHWVRFEIQPSPTHPGGSLTITIEEPEPAFLFLRFTYQTTLASGPDSEDCAYIEYVKSAYHQSAVDCVQLIRTFAAGGMPQ, from the coding sequence GTGAAATTCGAGCATCTGATCCAGGTCAACGATCCGCAAAACCCCCTGATCCCGCCGCTCAGCCGTCAGCAGGTCTGGCAGGGTCTGCTCCACCGTGTCGAAGACTCCGTTCCCTTCCTGCCAGGGCTGGAATCATGCGTCATCATCGAACGCCGTGCCCACGCTCTGCTGCGCCAGCTCGATTTCGGCCCGGCGGTAATTCAGGATCGCGTCACGCTGGTCGATGCACACTGGGTCCGTTTCGAAATCCAGCCGTCGCCTACCCACCCCGGCGGCAGCCTGACCATCACAATCGAGGAGCCTGAACCGGCATTCCTCTTCCTGCGCTTTACCTACCAGACGACGCTGGCCAGCGGACCGGATTCGGAAGACTGCGCCTACATCGAATACGTCAAGTCCGCCTACCATCAGTCCGCCGTGGACTGCGTGCAGCTGATCCGCACCTTTGCCGCAGGCGGCATGCCGCAATAG
- a CDS encoding D-tyrosyl-tRNA(Tyr) deacylase, protein MRVVLQRVCEASVVSQRGVGHGPLCLRGAVDGQICGKIGRGLLVLAAFEDADGDGDLDWMAGKILRMRLFADDAGVMNRSVQEVDGEILAVSQFTLYASVRKGNRPSWSRAARSEISEPLFQRFVAKLAQELGKPVATGVFGADMLVSLMNDGPVTLCVDSRSVE, encoded by the coding sequence ATGCGCGTTGTGCTGCAACGGGTTTGCGAGGCCTCTGTCGTCTCCCAGAGGGGAGTGGGCCACGGGCCCCTTTGCCTTCGGGGCGCGGTAGACGGCCAAATTTGCGGAAAAATTGGCCGAGGTCTGCTGGTACTCGCCGCGTTCGAGGATGCAGACGGTGACGGCGATCTCGACTGGATGGCCGGGAAGATCCTCAGGATGCGCTTGTTCGCTGATGATGCCGGGGTGATGAACCGCAGTGTTCAGGAAGTGGACGGAGAGATACTCGCAGTTTCACAGTTCACGCTGTATGCATCGGTGAGGAAGGGCAACCGGCCCTCATGGAGCAGGGCGGCGCGCAGCGAAATCTCGGAACCGCTGTTTCAGCGCTTTGTCGCGAAACTGGCTCAGGAGCTCGGCAAGCCGGTGGCGACCGGGGTGTTTGGCGCCGACATGCTGGTCAGTCTGATGAATGACGGGCCGGTAACGCTGTGCGTCGACTCAAGATCAGTGGAGTGA
- a CDS encoding pseudouridine synthase gives MQLDRILQKHGFGTRKECRALCWDGRVAVNGLPHGDPFTDIDCAGLVLTVDGIDWPYAEFVTLMLHKPLGYECSRKPQHHPSVLYLLPPPLRERGVQPIGRLDADTSGLLLVTDDGQLNHAISSAKRKVPKVYLASTKHPVDQEQIGRLLSGVLLNDEPEPIAAAACEKAGANLLRLTLTSGKYHQVKRMVAAAGNRVEALHREAVGELSLPTSLQPGEWRWLVAVDLEKLGYSR, from the coding sequence ATGCAACTTGATCGAATCCTCCAGAAGCATGGATTCGGCACCCGCAAGGAATGCCGGGCGCTCTGCTGGGACGGGCGAGTCGCGGTCAATGGACTGCCCCACGGAGATCCCTTCACCGATATCGATTGCGCCGGGCTGGTGCTAACCGTCGATGGCATCGACTGGCCCTACGCCGAGTTTGTCACCCTGATGCTTCACAAGCCGCTCGGCTACGAGTGCTCGCGCAAGCCACAGCATCATCCGAGCGTCCTTTACCTGTTGCCGCCCCCTCTCCGGGAGCGTGGCGTACAGCCTATCGGGCGGCTCGACGCGGATACGAGCGGCCTGTTGCTGGTCACTGACGACGGCCAACTGAACCACGCCATTTCTTCCGCCAAACGCAAGGTGCCGAAGGTCTATCTGGCCTCGACGAAGCACCCGGTCGACCAGGAGCAGATCGGCCGCCTGCTCTCCGGTGTGCTTTTGAACGACGAACCCGAGCCGATTGCGGCAGCAGCCTGCGAAAAGGCCGGTGCAAATTTGCTGCGCCTGACCCTGACTAGCGGCAAGTATCATCAGGTTAAGCGCATGGTCGCGGCAGCCGGCAATCGTGTCGAGGCACTGCATCGGGAGGCGGTCGGCGAGCTTTCGCTACCTACCAGCCTGCAACCCGGTGAATGGCGCTGGCTTGTTGCGGTCGACCTCGAAAAACTGGGATATTCGCGATGA
- a CDS encoding DUF2092 domain-containing protein yields MTLTSKQFMRRTAIALALAVLAATSVSAETTQAAAKPAKAAKKQPVPEFKMVLEPRAMDLLKATSARLAAAKSLAFTATVSYEYPSKLGPAIVYISRYDVAMQRPDRLRVIMPGDGPASEFYYDGKTMMAFAPAENLVAVADAPPTIDAMLKKAFESAAIFYPFTDLVAADPFAALTDGAKLAFYIGPSGMVGGTKTDMVAWANNDVFIQMWIGVDDKLPRRIRAVYSADPLRLRHDMELSNWQLDPQIGPEMFASPKAQAAQRMTFVHPVSAPSAGAKPLTKAKPAKAALGKSPGNAQ; encoded by the coding sequence ATGACCCTTACAAGTAAGCAATTCATGCGCCGCACGGCGATCGCGCTGGCGCTGGCCGTGCTGGCAGCGACCTCCGTTAGCGCCGAGACGACCCAGGCGGCTGCCAAGCCGGCGAAAGCGGCCAAGAAGCAGCCGGTGCCGGAATTCAAGATGGTGCTCGAACCTCGGGCGATGGATCTGCTCAAGGCGACGAGCGCGCGCCTCGCTGCAGCGAAATCGCTGGCCTTTACTGCAACCGTGAGCTACGAATACCCGAGCAAGCTCGGACCGGCAATCGTCTACATCTCGCGCTACGATGTCGCCATGCAGCGCCCGGACAGGCTCCGGGTCATCATGCCCGGCGACGGGCCGGCGTCGGAGTTTTACTACGACGGCAAGACGATGATGGCGTTCGCGCCCGCCGAGAACCTGGTTGCCGTAGCCGATGCGCCACCGACCATCGACGCGATGCTGAAGAAGGCCTTCGAATCCGCCGCCATCTTCTATCCGTTCACCGACCTGGTTGCGGCCGACCCCTTTGCCGCACTGACCGACGGAGCGAAGCTGGCCTTCTACATCGGCCCGTCCGGCATGGTTGGAGGCACGAAGACCGACATGGTCGCCTGGGCCAACAACGATGTCTTCATCCAGATGTGGATCGGCGTCGACGACAAGCTGCCGCGCCGTATCCGCGCAGTCTATAGCGCCGATCCGCTGCGCCTGCGCCACGACATGGAACTGTCCAATTGGCAACTCGACCCGCAAATCGGCCCCGAGATGTTCGCATCGCCGAAGGCGCAAGCCGCGCAGCGGATGACTTTTGTCCATCCGGTCAGCGCGCCCTCAGCGGGCGCCAAGCCATTGACCAAGGCGAAACCAGCCAAGGCGGCCTTGGGTAAATCCCCGGGCAACGCGCAATGA
- the gshA gene encoding glutamate--cysteine ligase, whose translation MVPHLTTALTGPLLELERRFLDSSTQIEHWLRGRWQEHTPPFYSSCDLRNSGFKLAPVDTNLFPGGFNNLNPAFLPLCVQAAMVAIEKICPDARNLLLIPENHTRNQFYLQNVAQIVAILRRTGLNVRLGSLLPDITGPTPVQLENGQHLLLEPLVRSQYRLGLDGFDPCAILLNNDLSAGIPAILRNLNEQFILPPLNAGWAVRRKSNHFAAYDEVAGNFARDVGIDPWRINPAFSVCRSINFHERQGEECLAANITAVLDLIREKYREYEIIETPYVVVKADAGTYGMGVMTVRNADEVIALNRRQRNKMSVGKEGLEVSEVIVQEGVHSFETLNEAVAEPVIYMIDRYVVGGFYRVHTGRGKDENLNAPGMHFEPLAFETGCNLPDHASGNPDSPPNRFYAYGVVGRLACLAAALELERTSVDPGSD comes from the coding sequence ATGGTTCCACATCTAACGACCGCCCTCACCGGCCCCCTGCTCGAACTCGAGCGCCGCTTCCTCGACAGCAGCACACAGATCGAGCACTGGCTGCGCGGGCGCTGGCAGGAGCACACACCGCCCTTCTATTCGTCCTGTGACCTGCGCAACTCCGGCTTCAAGCTGGCTCCGGTCGACACCAACCTCTTCCCCGGCGGTTTTAACAACCTGAACCCGGCCTTCCTGCCCCTCTGCGTGCAGGCGGCGATGGTGGCAATCGAAAAGATCTGCCCGGATGCGCGCAATCTGCTGCTGATCCCCGAAAACCACACACGCAACCAGTTCTACCTGCAAAACGTCGCCCAGATCGTCGCCATCCTGCGCCGGACCGGCCTGAACGTCAGGCTCGGCTCGCTGCTCCCGGACATCACTGGACCAACGCCCGTCCAACTCGAAAATGGCCAGCACCTTTTGCTTGAACCGCTGGTCCGCTCACAATACCGGCTTGGGCTCGACGGCTTCGACCCCTGCGCCATCCTGCTCAACAACGATCTCTCCGCCGGAATCCCGGCAATCCTGCGCAACCTGAACGAGCAGTTCATCCTCCCACCGCTCAACGCCGGCTGGGCCGTGCGCCGGAAGTCCAATCATTTTGCCGCCTATGACGAAGTTGCCGGCAACTTTGCCAGGGATGTCGGCATCGACCCTTGGCGCATCAATCCGGCCTTTTCCGTCTGCCGCAGCATCAATTTCCACGAGCGGCAGGGCGAGGAGTGTCTGGCTGCCAATATCACCGCCGTGCTCGATCTGATACGCGAAAAATACCGTGAATACGAAATCATCGAGACACCCTACGTCGTCGTCAAGGCCGATGCCGGCACCTATGGCATGGGTGTGATGACGGTGCGCAATGCCGACGAGGTCATTGCGCTGAACCGCAGGCAGCGTAACAAGATGAGCGTCGGGAAGGAAGGGCTGGAGGTCAGCGAGGTCATCGTCCAGGAGGGGGTCCATTCCTTCGAAACACTGAACGAGGCGGTGGCCGAGCCGGTGATCTACATGATCGACCGCTATGTGGTCGGCGGCTTCTACCGCGTGCATACGGGTCGCGGCAAGGATGAGAACCTCAATGCGCCAGGCATGCACTTCGAGCCGCTGGCTTTCGAAACTGGCTGCAACCTGCCGGACCACGCATCCGGCAACCCCGATTCACCGCCGAACCGTTTCTACGCCTATGGCGTCGTCGGTCGTCTCGCCTGCCTGGCCGCCGCGCTCGAACTCGAACGCACGTCCGTGGACCCCGGCAGCGACTAA
- the gshB gene encoding glutathione synthase, whose translation MNHERPAIGRRPLNLAFVLDPLPELKASKDSSIAMMRAAATCSHAVFAIDCATLAWRWPKSAQPGGVSGVAVQLHMQPDDHDWFREIGRDRIPLTNFDAIIMRRDPPFDNEYLTATWLLERAEADGVRVFNRPRALRDHSEKVAIAEFPQFAPETLICRDVEQLQQFIDEYGDVILKPLDGMGGSQIFRVQRADPNRNVIIETLTHEGERTIMAQRHLPEIVAGDKRILLIAGEPVPYCLARIPKAGETRGNLAAGGTGVAQALTARDREIAEALGPILFDRGLLLVGIDVIGNHLTEINVTSPTCMVEIRQQTGFDSAAAFVAAIERECAIS comes from the coding sequence ATGAATCATGAACGTCCCGCGATCGGGCGCCGCCCATTGAACCTCGCCTTCGTCCTCGATCCTCTCCCGGAACTGAAGGCCAGCAAGGACTCGTCGATCGCCATGATGCGCGCCGCGGCGACCTGCAGCCACGCGGTCTTCGCCATCGACTGCGCCACGCTGGCCTGGCGTTGGCCGAAATCGGCGCAACCGGGTGGCGTCTCCGGCGTTGCGGTGCAATTGCACATGCAGCCAGACGACCACGACTGGTTCCGCGAGATCGGCCGTGACCGGATACCGCTCACCAATTTCGACGCTATCATCATGCGTCGGGATCCACCCTTCGACAACGAGTACCTCACCGCGACGTGGCTGCTCGAACGCGCCGAGGCTGACGGAGTGCGGGTCTTCAACCGGCCGCGCGCATTGCGCGACCACTCGGAAAAGGTAGCGATTGCGGAATTCCCGCAATTTGCGCCGGAGACGCTGATCTGCCGCGACGTCGAACAGTTGCAGCAGTTCATCGACGAGTATGGCGACGTGATTCTCAAGCCGCTCGACGGCATGGGTGGCAGCCAGATCTTCCGGGTCCAGCGTGCTGACCCGAACCGCAACGTGATCATCGAGACGCTGACCCACGAAGGCGAACGCACCATCATGGCTCAGCGCCATCTCCCGGAAATCGTCGCCGGCGACAAGCGCATCCTGCTCATCGCCGGCGAGCCGGTGCCCTATTGTCTGGCGCGTATCCCCAAGGCCGGCGAAACCCGGGGCAATCTCGCCGCTGGCGGCACCGGCGTCGCGCAGGCGCTGACGGCACGTGACCGCGAAATCGCCGAAGCACTCGGCCCGATCCTGTTCGATCGCGGTCTGCTGTTGGTCGGCATCGACGTCATCGGCAACCACCTCACCGAAATCAACGTCACCAGCCCGACCTGCATGGTCGAAATCCGGCAGCAGACGGGCTTCGATTCGGCGGCAGCCTTCGTCGCGGCCATCGAGCGGGAATGCGCCATTTCCTGA
- a CDS encoding ABC-F family ATPase: MLVAANIALQFGAKPLFENVNVKFGEGYRYGLIGANGAGKSTFMKILYGALEASAGNVSKEKHERMAYLRQDQFAYEDVRVLDVVLMGHEEMWACMSEKDAIYASPEASEDDYMHAAELEARFAEYDGYTAESRAGELLMGAGIPIGQHNGPMREVAPGWKLRVLLCQALFANPDILLLDEPTNNLDINTIRWLEDILNNRESTMIIISHDRHFLNQVCTHMADLDYGRITVYPGNYDDFMEASTQARERQSSANAKAKERIAELQTFVRRFSANASKAKQATSRVKLIDKLKPEDVKPSSRQYPWIRFDFDDKDKLHRQAVEVERVSFAYEGAPRKIFSNLGFTINAGEKVAVIGENGVGKTTLLRLLVGELQPQFGAFKWAEKARLGYYPQDHSALFSSETSLTQWISGYVRAGGYDGGDVETLIRGTLGRLLFSGDEVKKPVNVISGGEQGRMLFGKLMLLHSNVLIMDEPTNHLDMESIESLNTGLEKFPGTLVFVSHDREFVSSLATRVFEVKGDGKIVDYLGGYEDYLASLGVN, translated from the coding sequence GTGCTTGTCGCCGCCAACATTGCCCTGCAGTTCGGGGCCAAACCCCTGTTCGAGAACGTCAACGTCAAGTTCGGCGAAGGCTACCGCTATGGCCTGATTGGCGCCAATGGGGCGGGCAAGTCGACTTTCATGAAGATCCTGTACGGCGCGCTGGAGGCGTCGGCGGGCAATGTCTCGAAGGAGAAGCATGAGCGCATGGCGTATCTCCGGCAGGACCAGTTCGCGTACGAGGACGTTCGCGTTCTCGACGTCGTGCTGATGGGCCACGAGGAAATGTGGGCGTGCATGAGCGAGAAGGATGCGATCTACGCCAGCCCGGAGGCGTCCGAAGACGATTACATGCACGCCGCCGAGCTCGAAGCCAGGTTCGCCGAGTACGATGGCTATACCGCTGAATCACGCGCCGGCGAACTCCTGATGGGGGCCGGCATTCCGATCGGGCAGCACAACGGTCCGATGCGCGAAGTCGCGCCGGGCTGGAAGCTGCGCGTCCTGCTGTGTCAGGCGCTGTTTGCCAATCCGGACATCCTGCTGCTCGACGAGCCGACCAACAACCTCGATATCAACACAATTCGCTGGCTGGAGGATATTCTGAACAATCGCGAGTCGACGATGATCATCATCTCGCACGACCGCCACTTTCTGAATCAGGTCTGCACTCACATGGCCGACCTCGATTACGGCAGGATCACCGTCTACCCTGGAAATTACGACGACTTCATGGAAGCGTCGACCCAGGCACGCGAACGCCAGTCGAGTGCCAATGCGAAGGCCAAGGAACGCATCGCGGAACTGCAGACCTTCGTCCGCCGCTTTTCGGCCAATGCCTCGAAGGCGAAGCAGGCGACAAGCCGCGTCAAGCTGATCGACAAGCTGAAGCCGGAAGACGTCAAGCCATCATCCCGCCAGTACCCGTGGATCCGCTTTGACTTCGACGACAAGGACAAGCTTCACCGGCAGGCGGTCGAGGTCGAAAGGGTCTCCTTCGCCTATGAGGGAGCGCCGCGCAAGATTTTCAGCAATCTTGGTTTCACGATCAACGCAGGCGAAAAGGTTGCCGTTATTGGTGAGAACGGGGTCGGCAAGACGACCCTGCTGCGGCTGCTGGTGGGCGAGCTGCAACCGCAGTTCGGCGCGTTCAAGTGGGCGGAGAAGGCGAGGCTCGGTTACTACCCGCAGGATCACTCGGCGCTGTTCAGCTCCGAAACGAGTCTGACGCAGTGGATTTCCGGCTATGTCCGCGCCGGTGGCTACGATGGTGGCGACGTCGAGACGCTGATTCGCGGCACGCTGGGGCGTCTACTTTTCTCGGGGGACGAGGTGAAGAAGCCGGTCAACGTGATTTCCGGCGGCGAGCAGGGGCGCATGCTGTTCGGCAAGCTGATGCTGCTCCATTCGAACGTGCTGATCATGGATGAACCGACCAACCACCTCGACATGGAATCGATCGAATCGCTCAACACCGGGCTTGAGAAATTTCCCGGAACTCTGGTCTTCGTCTCGCACGACCGGGAATTCGTGTCCTCGCTGGCGACCCGTGTCTTTGAGGTCAAGGGCGATGGCAAGATCGTCGATTACCTTGGCGGTTACGAAGACTACCTGGCAAGCCTGGGCGTGAACTGA